A single window of Cataglyphis hispanica isolate Lineage 1 chromosome 2, ULB_Chis1_1.0, whole genome shotgun sequence DNA harbors:
- the LOC126859134 gene encoding homeotic protein female sterile-like isoform X2, giving the protein MSERNEVKMQQVDTISQNNSLDVEERERLCNIPKTSTPGKASTPASPAKEPPPRDEPPLEPVNGIVQPPVVPPPNRPGRITNQLQFLQKGVLKPVWKHQFAWPFQQPVDAKKLNLPDYHKIIKKPMDLGTIKKRLENSYYWSGKECIQDFNTMFTNCYVYNKPGEDVVVMAQALEKLFLTKVAQMPKEEVELDPPVPKGPKGKKAGRVGGPGVGGLAGGTGAGRGRPASGAAAVTSSVPNNLTPSATSAGTTGVIPMPPLGTQAPASVPGSTNTTTIAPPSSMGVAPMATHNSLPQQVVPPTTGYHAQPAMDAQAASAVPPPPQIPTTPTVMPPSQPAKLKKGVKRKADTTTPTANAYDPMYTPLDSKNAKIPTRRESGRQIKKPTRQAEDGLVPYHQANMPLMGAMAQQPPHTGVKGKEKLSEALKCCNDILKELFAKKHSSYAWPFYKPVDAELLGLHDYHEIIKKPMDLGTVKTKMDNRQYKTAHEFASDVRLIFTNCYKYNPPDHDVVSMARKLQDIFEMRYAKVPDEPGSSIVTMKGSSSGSATSSGGESSSESDDSVEERTQKLLALQQELKAMQEQMRKLVEESGKKKNKKKKPDKPKSKPMSNKNSNLVASHTAMKELMKPSGGIPSVSDSVGASIASVAMGAGDLKMPGGMGSDLHHQSTAVGPNKAHATGSLGHHLPTAAKPKGKRGPGKAATTANTATKRPKANSRSAGNKKKNTGSQPPPITFDSEDEDNAKPMSYDEKRQLSLDINKLPGDKLGRVVHIIQSREPSLRDSNPDEIEIDFETLKPSTLRELESYVASCLRKKPHKKVSGKSKDEQMAEKKQELEKRLQDVTGQLGNVKKTAKKEDSSKSVDVVGTGGASGPSRLSASSSSSSDSDSSSSSLSSSSSDSSDSEAGNSSNRPHRKKIKKNPPGPSTTTTTVTAAPTLNHSGTLLMNNQPSAANSAGPIKPPATQSSNIPSEQGGNNNQQPVAVAAVTAGQGMPVASHPSMPAQPSRPTAMAQAVPVKKPTPPPPTSNPPTPSVSVPTPPPSVTPTNTNSITASPAVSQPQQPPTTISSFPNANTPVPTDGTNLNQQSDLLQPYNTLSASVPTTQSSLEQTLAIKKEPPFIQTQQPSLDQTLAIKKDPAFIQTSHTTNNTNTNTNLNLISDVKPVNIMPTSMASNLNLGNINMASLNMNLSQGLAAHMSIHNQLENMINTTASLPNIQNSHNVTMSQQHSNGFPNTKRGNSPPNMLNNNGIPGLNMGMNMGGMSSIFDPLPIVSMPMQISQMSIKKDEKPLPTSQSQLTQKPMDGAFFAEMNTLGMPPMGNHASSQLMPEKKMTPPDSKNPAANFASAFKNKTVEQNVKNASSWSSLAQASSPQSAAGSSMKSAARDSFQAFKKQAKEKQDRQRALMEQQEMRRQQQKEQAERERMRQESERRREREEEDALDKVRKNVGDQQGNVMTATTRAEEVKAIADTDSSSPSHSSNQDKSAAERERQRLREQERRRREAMAGQIDMNMQSDLMAAFEESL; this is encoded by the exons atgtCGGAAAG AAACGAAGTCAAGATGCAGCAGGTGGACACTATCTCGCAGAACAATTct TTAGATGTGGAGGAGCGAGAAAGGCTGTGTAATATACCGAAG acGAGCACACCTGGAAAGGCTTCGACGCCAGCGAGTCCTGCAAAGGAACCGCCACCACGCGACGAACCACCCCTGGAACCGGTGAATGGCATAGTTCAACCGCCAGTTGTTCCACCACCGAATCGTCCAGGACGCATCACGAATCAGttacaatttttgcaaaaggGTGTCTTAAAACCAGTATGGAAGCATCAATTTGCATGGCCTTTCCAGCAGCCTGTCGATGCGAAAAAACTCAATTTACCA gattatcacaaaatcatcaaaaaaccAATGGATTTGGGCACAATCAAAAAGAGGTTGGAGAATTCATATTATTGGAGTGGGAAAGAATGTATTCAGGATTTCAATACTATGTTCACCAATTGTTATGTCTACAACAAGCCAGGGGAGGATGTTGTGGTCATGGCACAAGCTCTCGAAAAGTTATTTCTTACAAAg GTTGCACAAATGCCGAAGGAGGAGGTGGAATTAGACCCACCTGTTCCAAAAGGACCCAAAGGCAAGAAAGCTGGAAGAGTCGGTGGACCAGGAGTAGGTGGATTAGCAGGAGGTACAGGGGCAGGTAGAGGCAGACCAGCTTCTGGTGCAGCCGCTGTTACCTCCAGTGTACCGAATAATTTAACACCTTCCGCTACATCGGCTGGGACAACTGGCGTTATACCCATGCCGCCTCTCGGTACTCAGGCACCGGCTTCAGTACCTGGAAGCACGAATACAACCACCATCGCCCCGCCATCGAGTATGGGTGTCGCGCCGATGGCTACGCACAATTCTCTGCCTCAACAAGTTGTCCCTCCGACCACGGGTTATCATGCGCAGCCGGCGATGGATGCCCAAGCAGCTTCTGCTGTGCCTCCACCTCCGCAAATCCCTACAACGCCCACTGTAATGCCTCCATCACAACCTGCGAAACTTAAAAAAGGAGTGAAAAGAAAAGCTGATACTACAACTCCTACTGCGAATGCTTACGATCCAATGTACACACCTCTGGATTCTAAGAATGCTAAAATACCTACAAGAAGAGAATCTGGCCGGCAAATTAAGAAG CCAACGAGGCAAGCGGAAGACGGCTTAGTGCCATACCATCAGGCCAATATGCCTCTAATGGGGGCAATGGCCCAACAG CCTCCGCATACTGGTGTTaagggaaaagaaaaattgtctgAAGCACTAAAATGTTGCAATGACATTTTGAAGGAACTCTTTGCCAAAAAGCATTCG TCATATGCTTGGCCGTTCTACAAACCTGTTGATGCAGAACTTCTAGGGCTTCACGACTATCATGAAATTATCAAGAAACCTATGGATCTTGGTACTGTGAag aCTAAAATGGATAACCGTCAATATAAAACAGCGCACGAATTTGCGAGTGATGTACGACTTATATTTACTAATTGTTATAAGTATAATCCTCCCGATCATGATGTTGTTTCAATGGCTAGAAAACTGcaagatatatttgaaatgag atATGCGAAAGTTCCGGATGAACCGGGTAGTAGTATAGTGACTATGAAAGGAAGCAGCAGTGGTAGTGCCACTAGTTCTGGAGGAGAGAGTTCTTCTGAAAGTGATGATTCTGTTGAGGAGCGTACTCAAAAATTACTTGCTCTACAACAAGag ttGAAAGCTATGCAAGAGCAAATGAGAAAATTAGTAGAAGAGAGCggcaagaagaaaaataagaaaaagaaaccgGATAAGCCAAAATCAAAGCCGATGAGCAATAAGAATAGTAATCTTGTTGCCAGTCATACTGCCATGAAAGAACTCATGAAACCTAGTGGTGGTATTCCTAGTGTGTCTGACAGTGTTGGTGCTAGTATAGCCAGTGTTGCGATGGGCGCGGGTGACTTGAAAATGCCTGGCGGCATGGGCAGTGATCTCCATCATCAAAGTACAGCAGTAGGACCTAATAAGGCTCATGCTACTGGAAGCTTAGGGCATCATTTGCCGACAGCAGCGAAACCGAAAGGTAAACGTGGACCTGGAAAAGCTGCCACCACTGCAAATACCGCAACCAAGAGGCCAAAAGCTAACAGCAGATCTGctggaaataagaaaaagaatactGGTAGTCAACCACCTCCAATAACGTTTGATTCGGAAGATGAAGATAATGCTAAACCCATGTCATATGATGAAAAGAGACAACTCAGCTTGGATATTAATAAACTACCag gTGATAAATTAGGCCGTGTTGTACACATAATACAATCCCGAGAGCCTTCACTGAGGGATTCGAATCCAGATGAAATCGAAATCGATTTTGAGACCTTGAAACCATCGACGCTTAGAGAACTAGAAAGCTATGTTGCCTCATGTCTTAGGAAGAAACCAc ACAAGAAAGTTAGTGGTAAATCTAAAGATGAGCAGATGGCAGAAAAGAAGCAAGAATTGGAAAAAAGGTTGCAAGATGTAACGGGGCAGTTAGGCAATGTCAAAAAGACAGCTAAGAAGG aagaCAGCAGTAAATCTGTTGATGTAGTTGGAACTGGTGGTGCCAGTGGACCTTCGCGATTATCGGCGTCGAGCAGTAGTAGCAGCGATAGTGACTCCAGCAGTAGTTCACTTTCTTCAAGCTCCAGTGACTCAAGCGACAGTGAAGCAG GAAATTCATCGAATCGTCCacatagaaagaaaataaagaaaaacccGCCAGGACCTTCGACAACGACCACCACTGTAACAGCG gCTCCTACATTAAATCATAGTGGGACCTTGTTAATGAACAATCAGCCATCTGCGGCAAATTCAGCGGGACCAATAAAACCACCTGCAACTCAATCAAGCAATATTCCTTCAGAGCAAG GAGGCAATAATAATCAGCAGCCTGTCGCAGTGGCTGCTGTTACAGCTGGACAAGGCATGCCTGTTGCGAGTCATCCGTCTATGCCAGCACAACCATCGCGACCCACAGCTATGGCTCAGGCGGTTCCTGTAAAAAAACCAACTCCGCCGCCACCAACATCTAATCCACCGACTCCGTCAGTTTCTGTACCGACTCCACCGCCCAGCGTAACACCTACAAATACAAATTCTATAACAGCCTCGCCAGCTGTATCTCAACCGCAGCAACCACCGACGACTATTAGTTCCTTTCCGAATGCAAATACACCCGTACCCACAGACGGAACAAATTTGAATCAACAGTCTGATCTTTTACAGCCATACAATACTTTATcag cTTCAGTACCTACCACACAATCCTCTTTGGAGCAGACGCTCGCGATCAAGAAGGAACCTCCATTTATACAAACACAGCAGCCTTCTTTGGATCAAACGCTTGCGATTAAGAAGGATCCTGCATTCATCCAGACATCTCATACGACCAATAATACCAATAccaatacaaatttaaatttaatatcagatGTAAAACCGGTGAACATAATGCCGACAAGTATGGCTTCTAATTTGAATTTGGGCAATATCAATATGGCGAGTTTGAATATGAATCTCTCGCAAGGATTGGCAGCACATATGTCCATACACAATCAATTGGAGAATATGATTAATACTACTGCGTCATTGCCAAATATTCAGAACTCCCATAATGTTACGATGTCACAACAGCACTCCAATGGGTTTCCAAATACAAAGCGCGGAAATTCACCACCCAACATGTTGAATAACAATGGCATTCCGGGATTGAACATGGGAATGAATATGGGAGGCATGAGTTCGATATTCGATCCTCTTCCTATAGTATCTATGCCAATGCAGATTTCTCAGATGTCTATAAAGAAGGACGAAAAACCTTTGCCCACCTCTCAATCTCAACTGACACAAAAGCCTATGGATG GAGCTTTTTTTGCAGAAATGAACACTTTAGGAATGCCACCAATGGGCAATCATGCTAGTTCGCAGTTGATGCCTGAAAAGAAAATGACTCCACCTGATTCGAAGAATCCCGCTGCAAATTTTGCTTCAGCCTTTAAAAATAAG ACAGTGGaacaaaatgtaaagaatGCATCCTCATGGTCCTCCCTGGCGCAAGCATCGAGTCCTCAATCGGCAGCAGGGAGCAGTATGAAGAGTGCAGCTCGAGATTCATTCCAGGCATTCAAAAAGCAAGCTAAAGAAAAGCAAGATAGG CAAAGAGCACTTATGGAGCAACAAGAGATGCGTAGACAGCAGCAGAAGGAACAAGCGGAGCGAGAAAGAATGCGGCAAGAAAGTGAAAGAAGAAGGGAACGAGAGGAAGAGGATGCCCTGGACAAAGTAAGGAAAAATGTCGGAGATCAGCAAGGAAATGTTATGACTGCCACAACAAGAGCGGAAGAGGTGAAAGCTATTGCTGATACGGATAGTAGTAGTCCGAGTCATTCGTCCAATCAGGATAAATCCGCTGCTGAAAGAGAACGTCAGAGACTGCGGGAGCAAGAACGTCGACGACGAGAAGCG aTGGCTGGGCAGATTGACATGAACATGCAAAGTGATTTGATGGCTGCATTTGAGGAATCTTTATAA
- the LOC126859134 gene encoding homeotic protein female sterile-like isoform X1 — translation MSERNEVKMQQVDTISQNNSLDVEERERLCNIPKTSTPGKASTPASPAKEPPPRDEPPLEPVNGIVQPPVVPPPNRPGRITNQLQFLQKGVLKPVWKHQFAWPFQQPVDAKKLNLPDYHKIIKKPMDLGTIKKRLENSYYWSGKECIQDFNTMFTNCYVYNKPGEDVVVMAQALEKLFLTKVAQMPKEEVELDPPVPKGPKGKKAGRVGGPGVGGLAGGTGAGRGRPASGAAAVTSSVPNNLTPSATSAGTTGVIPMPPLGTQAPASVPGSTNTTTIAPPSSMGVAPMATHNSLPQQVVPPTTGYHAQPAMDAQAASAVPPPPQIPTTPTVMPPSQPAKLKKGVKRKADTTTPTANAYDPMYTPLDSKNAKIPTRRESGRQIKKPTRQAEDGLVPYHQANMPLMGAMAQQPPHTGVKGKEKLSEALKCCNDILKELFAKKHSSYAWPFYKPVDAELLGLHDYHEIIKKPMDLGTVKTKMDNRQYKTAHEFASDVRLIFTNCYKYNPPDHDVVSMARKLQDIFEMRYAKVPDEPGSSIVTMKGSSSGSATSSGGESSSESDDSVEERTQKLLALQQELKAMQEQMRKLVEESGKKKNKKKKPDKPKSKPMSNKNSNLVASHTAMKELMKPSGGIPSVSDSVGASIASVAMGAGDLKMPGGMGSDLHHQSTAVGPNKAHATGSLGHHLPTAAKPKGKRGPGKAATTANTATKRPKANSRSAGNKKKNTGSQPPPITFDSEDEDNAKPMSYDEKRQLSLDINKLPGDKLGRVVHIIQSREPSLRDSNPDEIEIDFETLKPSTLRELESYVASCLRKKPHKKVSGKSKDEQMAEKKQELEKRLQDVTGQLGNVKKTAKKEDSSKSVDVVGTGGASGPSRLSASSSSSSDSDSSSSSLSSSSSDSSDSEAGNSSNRPHRKKIKKNPPGPSTTTTTVTAAPTLNHSGTLLMNNQPSAANSAGPIKPPATQSSNIPSEQGGNNNQQPVAVAAVTAGQGMPVASHPSMPAQPSRPTAMAQAVPVKKPTPPPPTSNPPTPSVSVPTPPPSVTPTNTNSITASPAVSQPQQPPTTISSFPNANTPVPTDGTNLNQQSDLLQPYNTLSASVPTTQSSLEQTLAIKKEPPFIQTQQPSLDQTLAIKKDPAFIQTSHTTNNTNTNTNLNLISDVKPVNIMPTSMASNLNLGNINMASLNMNLSQGLAAHMSIHNQLENMINTTASLPNIQNSHNVTMSQQHSNGFPNTKRGNSPPNMLNNNGIPGLNMGMNMGGMSSIFDPLPIVSMPMQISQMSIKKDEKPLPTSQSQLTQKPMDAGAFFAEMNTLGMPPMGNHASSQLMPEKKMTPPDSKNPAANFASAFKNKTVEQNVKNASSWSSLAQASSPQSAAGSSMKSAARDSFQAFKKQAKEKQDRQRALMEQQEMRRQQQKEQAERERMRQESERRREREEEDALDKVRKNVGDQQGNVMTATTRAEEVKAIADTDSSSPSHSSNQDKSAAERERQRLREQERRRREAMAGQIDMNMQSDLMAAFEESL, via the exons atgtCGGAAAG AAACGAAGTCAAGATGCAGCAGGTGGACACTATCTCGCAGAACAATTct TTAGATGTGGAGGAGCGAGAAAGGCTGTGTAATATACCGAAG acGAGCACACCTGGAAAGGCTTCGACGCCAGCGAGTCCTGCAAAGGAACCGCCACCACGCGACGAACCACCCCTGGAACCGGTGAATGGCATAGTTCAACCGCCAGTTGTTCCACCACCGAATCGTCCAGGACGCATCACGAATCAGttacaatttttgcaaaaggGTGTCTTAAAACCAGTATGGAAGCATCAATTTGCATGGCCTTTCCAGCAGCCTGTCGATGCGAAAAAACTCAATTTACCA gattatcacaaaatcatcaaaaaaccAATGGATTTGGGCACAATCAAAAAGAGGTTGGAGAATTCATATTATTGGAGTGGGAAAGAATGTATTCAGGATTTCAATACTATGTTCACCAATTGTTATGTCTACAACAAGCCAGGGGAGGATGTTGTGGTCATGGCACAAGCTCTCGAAAAGTTATTTCTTACAAAg GTTGCACAAATGCCGAAGGAGGAGGTGGAATTAGACCCACCTGTTCCAAAAGGACCCAAAGGCAAGAAAGCTGGAAGAGTCGGTGGACCAGGAGTAGGTGGATTAGCAGGAGGTACAGGGGCAGGTAGAGGCAGACCAGCTTCTGGTGCAGCCGCTGTTACCTCCAGTGTACCGAATAATTTAACACCTTCCGCTACATCGGCTGGGACAACTGGCGTTATACCCATGCCGCCTCTCGGTACTCAGGCACCGGCTTCAGTACCTGGAAGCACGAATACAACCACCATCGCCCCGCCATCGAGTATGGGTGTCGCGCCGATGGCTACGCACAATTCTCTGCCTCAACAAGTTGTCCCTCCGACCACGGGTTATCATGCGCAGCCGGCGATGGATGCCCAAGCAGCTTCTGCTGTGCCTCCACCTCCGCAAATCCCTACAACGCCCACTGTAATGCCTCCATCACAACCTGCGAAACTTAAAAAAGGAGTGAAAAGAAAAGCTGATACTACAACTCCTACTGCGAATGCTTACGATCCAATGTACACACCTCTGGATTCTAAGAATGCTAAAATACCTACAAGAAGAGAATCTGGCCGGCAAATTAAGAAG CCAACGAGGCAAGCGGAAGACGGCTTAGTGCCATACCATCAGGCCAATATGCCTCTAATGGGGGCAATGGCCCAACAG CCTCCGCATACTGGTGTTaagggaaaagaaaaattgtctgAAGCACTAAAATGTTGCAATGACATTTTGAAGGAACTCTTTGCCAAAAAGCATTCG TCATATGCTTGGCCGTTCTACAAACCTGTTGATGCAGAACTTCTAGGGCTTCACGACTATCATGAAATTATCAAGAAACCTATGGATCTTGGTACTGTGAag aCTAAAATGGATAACCGTCAATATAAAACAGCGCACGAATTTGCGAGTGATGTACGACTTATATTTACTAATTGTTATAAGTATAATCCTCCCGATCATGATGTTGTTTCAATGGCTAGAAAACTGcaagatatatttgaaatgag atATGCGAAAGTTCCGGATGAACCGGGTAGTAGTATAGTGACTATGAAAGGAAGCAGCAGTGGTAGTGCCACTAGTTCTGGAGGAGAGAGTTCTTCTGAAAGTGATGATTCTGTTGAGGAGCGTACTCAAAAATTACTTGCTCTACAACAAGag ttGAAAGCTATGCAAGAGCAAATGAGAAAATTAGTAGAAGAGAGCggcaagaagaaaaataagaaaaagaaaccgGATAAGCCAAAATCAAAGCCGATGAGCAATAAGAATAGTAATCTTGTTGCCAGTCATACTGCCATGAAAGAACTCATGAAACCTAGTGGTGGTATTCCTAGTGTGTCTGACAGTGTTGGTGCTAGTATAGCCAGTGTTGCGATGGGCGCGGGTGACTTGAAAATGCCTGGCGGCATGGGCAGTGATCTCCATCATCAAAGTACAGCAGTAGGACCTAATAAGGCTCATGCTACTGGAAGCTTAGGGCATCATTTGCCGACAGCAGCGAAACCGAAAGGTAAACGTGGACCTGGAAAAGCTGCCACCACTGCAAATACCGCAACCAAGAGGCCAAAAGCTAACAGCAGATCTGctggaaataagaaaaagaatactGGTAGTCAACCACCTCCAATAACGTTTGATTCGGAAGATGAAGATAATGCTAAACCCATGTCATATGATGAAAAGAGACAACTCAGCTTGGATATTAATAAACTACCag gTGATAAATTAGGCCGTGTTGTACACATAATACAATCCCGAGAGCCTTCACTGAGGGATTCGAATCCAGATGAAATCGAAATCGATTTTGAGACCTTGAAACCATCGACGCTTAGAGAACTAGAAAGCTATGTTGCCTCATGTCTTAGGAAGAAACCAc ACAAGAAAGTTAGTGGTAAATCTAAAGATGAGCAGATGGCAGAAAAGAAGCAAGAATTGGAAAAAAGGTTGCAAGATGTAACGGGGCAGTTAGGCAATGTCAAAAAGACAGCTAAGAAGG aagaCAGCAGTAAATCTGTTGATGTAGTTGGAACTGGTGGTGCCAGTGGACCTTCGCGATTATCGGCGTCGAGCAGTAGTAGCAGCGATAGTGACTCCAGCAGTAGTTCACTTTCTTCAAGCTCCAGTGACTCAAGCGACAGTGAAGCAG GAAATTCATCGAATCGTCCacatagaaagaaaataaagaaaaacccGCCAGGACCTTCGACAACGACCACCACTGTAACAGCG gCTCCTACATTAAATCATAGTGGGACCTTGTTAATGAACAATCAGCCATCTGCGGCAAATTCAGCGGGACCAATAAAACCACCTGCAACTCAATCAAGCAATATTCCTTCAGAGCAAG GAGGCAATAATAATCAGCAGCCTGTCGCAGTGGCTGCTGTTACAGCTGGACAAGGCATGCCTGTTGCGAGTCATCCGTCTATGCCAGCACAACCATCGCGACCCACAGCTATGGCTCAGGCGGTTCCTGTAAAAAAACCAACTCCGCCGCCACCAACATCTAATCCACCGACTCCGTCAGTTTCTGTACCGACTCCACCGCCCAGCGTAACACCTACAAATACAAATTCTATAACAGCCTCGCCAGCTGTATCTCAACCGCAGCAACCACCGACGACTATTAGTTCCTTTCCGAATGCAAATACACCCGTACCCACAGACGGAACAAATTTGAATCAACAGTCTGATCTTTTACAGCCATACAATACTTTATcag cTTCAGTACCTACCACACAATCCTCTTTGGAGCAGACGCTCGCGATCAAGAAGGAACCTCCATTTATACAAACACAGCAGCCTTCTTTGGATCAAACGCTTGCGATTAAGAAGGATCCTGCATTCATCCAGACATCTCATACGACCAATAATACCAATAccaatacaaatttaaatttaatatcagatGTAAAACCGGTGAACATAATGCCGACAAGTATGGCTTCTAATTTGAATTTGGGCAATATCAATATGGCGAGTTTGAATATGAATCTCTCGCAAGGATTGGCAGCACATATGTCCATACACAATCAATTGGAGAATATGATTAATACTACTGCGTCATTGCCAAATATTCAGAACTCCCATAATGTTACGATGTCACAACAGCACTCCAATGGGTTTCCAAATACAAAGCGCGGAAATTCACCACCCAACATGTTGAATAACAATGGCATTCCGGGATTGAACATGGGAATGAATATGGGAGGCATGAGTTCGATATTCGATCCTCTTCCTATAGTATCTATGCCAATGCAGATTTCTCAGATGTCTATAAAGAAGGACGAAAAACCTTTGCCCACCTCTCAATCTCAACTGACACAAAAGCCTATGGATG CAGGAGCTTTTTTTGCAGAAATGAACACTTTAGGAATGCCACCAATGGGCAATCATGCTAGTTCGCAGTTGATGCCTGAAAAGAAAATGACTCCACCTGATTCGAAGAATCCCGCTGCAAATTTTGCTTCAGCCTTTAAAAATAAG ACAGTGGaacaaaatgtaaagaatGCATCCTCATGGTCCTCCCTGGCGCAAGCATCGAGTCCTCAATCGGCAGCAGGGAGCAGTATGAAGAGTGCAGCTCGAGATTCATTCCAGGCATTCAAAAAGCAAGCTAAAGAAAAGCAAGATAGG CAAAGAGCACTTATGGAGCAACAAGAGATGCGTAGACAGCAGCAGAAGGAACAAGCGGAGCGAGAAAGAATGCGGCAAGAAAGTGAAAGAAGAAGGGAACGAGAGGAAGAGGATGCCCTGGACAAAGTAAGGAAAAATGTCGGAGATCAGCAAGGAAATGTTATGACTGCCACAACAAGAGCGGAAGAGGTGAAAGCTATTGCTGATACGGATAGTAGTAGTCCGAGTCATTCGTCCAATCAGGATAAATCCGCTGCTGAAAGAGAACGTCAGAGACTGCGGGAGCAAGAACGTCGACGACGAGAAGCG aTGGCTGGGCAGATTGACATGAACATGCAAAGTGATTTGATGGCTGCATTTGAGGAATCTTTATAA